A part of Streptomyces sp. NBC_01210 genomic DNA contains:
- a CDS encoding helix-turn-helix domain-containing protein translates to MDAKDAKDPKETEPLRVGAAVRRRRRALDLTLAAVAERSGLSVPFLSQIENERARPSMRSLQRVADALETTAGRLIAASDAARTINVVRAPDDTGTPPAATTRRLVRGQHQLQALEFTGEQDAGREFQHRNDELMYVAEGTAEVEAEGRAYRLARGDTLFLSGGVRHRWRATTPDTRILVVTVSDHIDASADQRR, encoded by the coding sequence ATGGACGCGAAGGACGCGAAGGACCCGAAGGAGACCGAACCCCTTCGGGTGGGCGCGGCCGTCCGCAGGCGCCGCCGGGCCCTTGACCTCACGCTGGCCGCCGTGGCGGAACGCAGCGGTCTCTCCGTGCCCTTCCTCAGCCAGATCGAGAACGAGCGGGCCCGCCCCAGCATGCGTTCGCTCCAGCGAGTCGCCGACGCGCTGGAGACCACGGCCGGCCGGTTGATCGCCGCATCCGACGCCGCCCGCACCATCAATGTCGTACGCGCCCCGGACGACACCGGGACTCCGCCCGCCGCCACGACCCGCCGCCTCGTGCGCGGACAGCATCAGCTGCAAGCCCTCGAATTCACCGGTGAGCAGGATGCGGGACGCGAGTTCCAGCACCGCAACGACGAGCTGATGTACGTCGCCGAAGGTACGGCGGAGGTCGAGGCGGAAGGACGCGCCTACCGGCTCGCGCGCGGCGACACCCTCTTCCTCTCCGGCGGCGTCCGGCACCGCTGGCGCGCCACCACGCCCGACACCCGGATCCTGGTCGTCACCGTCTCCGACCACATCGACGCGTCCGCGGACCAGCGGCGCTGA
- a CDS encoding ABC transporter permease/substrate binding protein yields the protein MPRLHLGDWVDAGVNWLQSHLSWLFDAITSVVTGMYDGIDAALSAPQPLLFAGILAVVAWWLRGLLGGLLAFAGFALIDSIELWDDAMSTLSLVLVATIVTLVIAVPLGIRASRSKTVSAVTRPVLDFMQTMPAMVYLIPGIIFFGVGVVPGIIATIVFALPPGVRMTELGIRQVDEELVEAAEAFGTTPRNTLLRVQLPLALPTIMAGINQVIMLGLSMVVIAGMVGGGGLGGAVYRAIGNVDIGLGFEAGISIVILAMYLDRMTGALGRQVSPLGRRALAKAKSLTGGVKIWNYRPQPAVAVAGVVVLALVAGGMSMFGGAKTADASAAGNVGQGKKVSIGYIPWDEGIASTFLWKEMLEKRGFEVETKQLEAGALYTGLAGGQVDFQTDSWLPVTHAQYWKQYQNKLEDLGPWYGPTSLELSVPSYMKGIDSLEDLKGKSSQFKGRIVGIEPSAGMMGILKDKVLKDYGLEGEYKVVDGSTPGMLAELKRAYDKKEPIVTTLWSPHWAYSSYDLKKLKDPKGSWGKGDGVHTLARKGFAADNPQVGKWLKNFKMTEKQLTDLEAKIQTTGKGKEQDAVRAWLKENPDLAEKWTPVAKAGKAANTMAPQ from the coding sequence GTGCCTAGGCTCCATCTCGGCGACTGGGTCGACGCCGGTGTCAACTGGCTCCAGTCCCATCTCTCCTGGCTCTTCGACGCCATCACCTCGGTCGTCACCGGTATGTACGACGGCATCGACGCGGCGCTCTCCGCGCCCCAGCCGCTGCTCTTCGCGGGCATCCTCGCGGTCGTCGCCTGGTGGCTGCGCGGGCTGCTCGGCGGCCTGCTGGCCTTCGCCGGCTTCGCGCTGATCGACTCCATCGAGCTGTGGGACGACGCGATGTCGACCCTCTCCCTGGTGCTCGTCGCCACGATCGTCACCCTGGTGATCGCCGTACCGCTCGGTATCCGGGCCTCGCGCTCCAAGACCGTCAGCGCCGTCACCCGGCCGGTCCTGGACTTCATGCAGACCATGCCGGCGATGGTCTATCTGATCCCCGGCATCATCTTCTTCGGCGTCGGCGTGGTCCCCGGCATCATCGCCACCATCGTCTTCGCCCTGCCGCCCGGTGTACGGATGACCGAGCTCGGCATCCGGCAGGTCGACGAGGAGCTCGTCGAGGCCGCCGAGGCCTTCGGCACCACGCCGCGCAACACCCTGCTCCGCGTCCAGCTCCCGCTCGCCCTGCCCACGATCATGGCCGGAATCAACCAGGTGATCATGCTGGGCCTGTCCATGGTCGTCATCGCCGGCATGGTCGGCGGCGGCGGTCTCGGCGGCGCGGTCTACCGCGCCATCGGCAATGTGGACATCGGCCTCGGCTTCGAAGCGGGCATCTCCATCGTCATCCTGGCGATGTACCTCGACCGGATGACCGGCGCGCTGGGCCGTCAGGTCTCACCGCTCGGCCGTCGCGCCCTCGCCAAGGCGAAGTCGCTGACCGGCGGGGTGAAGATCTGGAACTACCGTCCGCAGCCGGCCGTCGCCGTCGCGGGCGTCGTCGTCCTCGCGCTCGTCGCGGGCGGCATGAGCATGTTCGGCGGAGCCAAGACCGCCGACGCCTCGGCCGCCGGCAACGTCGGCCAGGGCAAGAAGGTCTCCATCGGATACATCCCGTGGGACGAGGGCATCGCCTCCACGTTCCTCTGGAAGGAGATGCTGGAGAAGCGCGGCTTCGAGGTCGAGACCAAGCAGCTGGAGGCCGGCGCGCTCTACACCGGTCTGGCCGGAGGCCAGGTCGACTTCCAGACCGACTCCTGGCTCCCGGTCACCCACGCCCAGTACTGGAAGCAGTACCAGAACAAGCTCGAGGACCTGGGCCCCTGGTACGGCCCCACCTCGCTTGAGCTCTCCGTCCCCTCGTACATGAAGGGCATCGACTCCCTCGAGGACCTCAAGGGCAAGTCGAGTCAGTTCAAGGGCCGGATCGTCGGCATCGAGCCCAGCGCCGGGATGATGGGCATCCTCAAGGACAAGGTCCTGAAGGACTACGGCCTGGAGGGCGAGTACAAGGTCGTCGACGGCTCGACGCCCGGCATGCTCGCAGAGCTGAAGCGCGCGTACGACAAGAAGGAACCCATCGTCACCACGCTGTGGTCGCCGCACTGGGCGTACAGCAGCTACGACCTGAAGAAGCTCAAGGACCCCAAGGGCTCCTGGGGCAAGGGTGACGGTGTGCACACGCTGGCCCGCAAGGGCTTCGCCGCCGACAACCCGCAGGTCGGCAAGTGGCTCAAGAACTTCAAGATGACCGAGAAGCAGCTCACGGACCTTGAAGCCAAGATCCAGACGACGGGCAAGGGCAAGGAGCAGGACGCGGTACGCGCCTGGCTCAAGGAGAACCCGGACCTCGCCGAGAAGTGGACGCCGGTCGCCAAGGCGGGCAAGGCCGCGAACACCATGGCTCCGCAGTAG
- a CDS encoding quaternary amine ABC transporter ATP-binding protein — protein sequence MSRLQAEHLYKVFGRRPDEAVRKLESGSDRDELRADGTTAAVIDASFAVEPGQIFVVMGLSGSGKSTLLRMLNGLLEPTAGRVLFDGQDLTALSPRELRSVRSTKISMVFQHFALFPHRSVLENAGYGLEVQGVPRAERDKRAAEALELAGLAGWENSWPDELSGGMQQRVGLARALATDADLLLMDESFSALDPLIRRDMQDQLLELQKRLKKTIVFITHDLNEAMRLGDRIAVMRDGRIVQLGTAEDILVAPANDYVASFTQDVDRSRVLTAGAIMADPQTSFGRKTDSGKELRNAKDVLAAAPATVSADTPIIELFTACSTSGVAVAVIDDEGELIGVVPRARLLAVLGEPMTPAAIPPQDAESRQAAVPQQGVTKEVASA from the coding sequence GTGTCCAGGCTGCAAGCCGAGCACTTGTACAAAGTGTTCGGCAGACGACCCGACGAAGCGGTGCGCAAGCTCGAGAGCGGCAGTGACCGCGACGAGCTGCGCGCCGACGGAACGACCGCAGCGGTGATCGACGCATCGTTCGCCGTCGAGCCGGGGCAGATATTCGTCGTCATGGGTCTGTCCGGGTCCGGTAAGTCCACGCTGCTGCGCATGCTGAACGGACTGCTCGAGCCCACCGCCGGACGCGTGCTCTTCGACGGTCAGGACCTGACCGCCCTGAGCCCCCGCGAGCTGCGCTCCGTGCGCTCGACCAAGATCAGCATGGTGTTCCAGCACTTCGCGCTCTTCCCGCACCGCAGCGTGCTGGAGAACGCCGGCTACGGCCTCGAGGTGCAGGGTGTCCCGCGCGCCGAGCGCGACAAGCGCGCCGCCGAGGCCCTGGAGCTGGCCGGCCTCGCCGGCTGGGAGAACTCCTGGCCCGACGAGCTCTCCGGCGGTATGCAGCAGCGCGTCGGCCTGGCCCGCGCGCTCGCCACCGACGCCGATCTGCTGCTGATGGACGAGTCCTTCAGCGCGCTCGACCCGCTGATCCGCCGCGATATGCAGGACCAGCTGCTCGAGCTGCAGAAACGGCTCAAGAAGACCATCGTCTTCATCACCCACGACCTCAACGAGGCCATGCGCCTCGGCGACCGGATCGCGGTGATGCGGGACGGCAGGATCGTCCAGCTCGGCACTGCCGAGGACATCCTGGTCGCCCCGGCCAACGACTATGTCGCCTCCTTCACCCAGGACGTCGACCGCTCGCGGGTGCTGACCGCCGGCGCGATCATGGCCGATCCGCAGACGTCGTTCGGCAGGAAGACGGACAGCGGCAAGGAACTGCGCAACGCCAAGGACGTGCTCGCCGCGGCGCCCGCCACCGTCTCCGCCGACACGCCGATCATCGAGCTGTTCACCGCCTGCTCCACCAGCGGCGTCGCCGTAGCCGTCATCGACGACGAGGGGGAGCTGATCGGCGTCGTACCGCGCGCCCGGTTGCTCGCGGTCCTCGGCGAGCCGATGACCCCGGCAGCGATTCCGCCGCAGGACGCGGAATCGCGGCAGGCTGCGGTCCCGCAGCAGGGCGTGACCAAGGAGGTGGCCAGTGCCTAG